In Methanofollis aquaemaris, the genomic window CACCGCGGGGCTCGCGTTTGTCGCCGTGGCAGAGCGGACCCCGGCCGGGATTGAGGTCGAGTACGGCGAGGGGGTCGGACGGTTTGTCCGCGAGACCCCGCGGTATCCTCTGGGGGCGCCGGCAGTCAGTCCGACGGCCCGCGAGACGATCGAAGAGGCAGTCAGGTCGGCCGCCGCATCGGTCGGGCTCCCTGGCGTGCGGGTCCGCCTCTCGATCCCTGAGGGCGCCGCGGTCGCGGCAAAGACCCTCAACCCGCGCATCGGCGTGGAAGGCGGGATCTCGGTCCTCGGCTCCACCGGCCTGGTGGAACCCTGGGACGACCACCTCTCTGAGTCGGCGCTGGAGCGGGTGGAGAGTGCCGAACAGGTGGTGCTCACCACCGGCAGGCTTGGTCTGCGCTATGCCCGTCTTCTCTTTCCCGACCGCGAGGTGGTGCTCGTCGGGGTGCACCTCGACAACGCCCTCGCGGTTGCAAAAGATGAGGTGGTCATCTGTGGGCTCCCCGGATTGGTCATGAAGTTCATGGATCCCGGGGTGCTTGCCGGGACCGGGTGCGCCACCGTGGAGGAGTTGACCGGGACGCCAGCATGGCAGGGCGTCATGGAGCAGACATTTGCCTCGTTCAAGGCCGCCCGTCCGAAGGTGCGGGTGGTGATCGTGGCCAGGGACGGTACGGTGCTGGGGGACTCGGGATGAAGGTCGTCGGCGTGGGTTGCGGTCCAGGCATGCTCACCGACGAGGCGGCGCGCGTGATCGGGGACGCGGCTCTGATCTATGGTTCGGCGAGGGCGATCGACCTCGCGAGGTCGGAGATCCGGGACAGGTGCGAGGTGCACGAGATCACCGACTACAAAGCCCTCCGCTCCCTGCCTGACGACGCCGTCGTCCTCTCGACCGGCGATCCCATGCTCGCGGGCCTGGGCTACCTGGGCGGCGAGGTGGTGCCGGGCGTCTCCTCGATGCAGGTCGCCTTCGCCCGCCTCGGCCTCTCCCTCGTGAAGGCGGCGGTGGTCACCGCTCATGGCAAGGACCACGCGGCGGCAATCAGGGAGGCGGCAGAGGAGATCGGCCGCGGCAAGGTTGTCTTCCTCATCGCCGATCCGGAGTTTTCGGTCAAGGCTCTCGCGGCGGCCCTGCCCGGTGAGACCGGGCTTGCCGTCTGCGAGGATCTCGGCTATCCGGAGGAGCGGGTCGCCGTCGGGACTGCGGCCGAACCGCCGGTGCCGGTGTCAGGGCTCTTTGTAGTGGTCGTCGGGTGCTGAATCCACTCCCCCCGGAGTGTGAAGGCGGCCACGCGATCATAATACTTTTTTTCAATTCGTAACACCTTTACCATAAAAATTTCAATCTGGTATGATCGGAGCTGCGGCTCCATCGGTCAGGAATATCATGAATGGAGAAACCGGGATCGGGGTGGTGGGATGGGGGAGCGAACTCCCCCTCTTCAGGGAGGCGGCCGCGGCCCTCGGCCTCTCTCTCCGTGCATGGGCCGTGAACGACCTGAAGGCGGACCCCGCCCTGCGGGCCGCATGCAGGAAGGCCCTCGGCGACGCAGCGCTCGTCCTTCTCCATCCGTCCGGCGAGGCATGGTGGGACGAGGTGATGGAGGGCCTGGGTGCCGGGACTCAGGTCGTCGCCTACGGCTACAACGACACCTACTGGAGCGTCTCGACAGTGTCGATGAGAGTCGTCGCCGCGCTGAACGCATATTATCTCTACGGCGGGGCAGAGAACATCAAGAATCTGCTCGCATCTGCGGCAAACGAGGTGCTGGGATGTGAGATCCCTGTTGCCCCGCTCGAACCCACCCTCTGGGAGGGGATCTACCACCCCGACGCACCTGAGCCCTTTACATCCACCGCGGACTATCATGCATGGCGCCCCGGGCGTCACCGGCATACGGTCGGCCTCCTCTTCTCGCGGACCGCCTGGCTCACGAGGGATCTGGCGGTGGTCGACGGGATGATCCGGGAGTTCGAGCGGGACTGCGATGTCATCCCGGTCTTCTGCTTCGGTACCGGCGACCGGGAGACCGGCGCCCTCTCCTCCGCCGCGGTCATCGAGACCTATCTTGCCGGTGAAGTCGACGCCCTCGTCGAGGCGAGGTCTTTCATCCATGCCGCGGACGCCGCGGCCTATGAGGCGTCGCTGACCGCGCTCGGCCTCCCGGTCATCCATCCTCTCGTCCTCTATCACACCACCGAAGAGGCATGGGCCTCGTCGCGCGACGGGATGGGGAGCAGCGAGTTGGGGTGGTGCGTCGCCCTCCCTGAGTTCCAGGGGATGATCGAGATGCTCCCGGTGGGTGTCGCTGCTGCGGGTGACGACGCCTCTCATGTTCCTCTTCCTGAGAGGATCGGGAGGGTGGCCGACCGTGCCAGGGCCTGGATCGCCCTCCGGGATAAACCGCCAGCAGAGAGGAAGGTGGCGTTCATCCTCCACAACAAACCCTGCGCCTCGCTGGAAGGCGGCGTCGGCGCCGGCGCACACCTCGACACGCTGGAGAGCGTGGCACGCGTTCTCCAGGCGATGGCCGGTGCCGGGTACCGGGTGGAGGCTCCCGTTGACGGTGAGGAATTGATCAAAACCATCCTCTCCAGAAAGGCGTTGTCAGAGTTCAGGTGGACCTCGGTCGCCGGGATCGTGCAGAACGGCGGCGCCCTGGATATGATCGAATTAGATCGCTATATGCGCTGGTTCTCCTCCTTCCCTGAGACTGTCAGGCGGGAGATCGTCGAGGCATGGGGGCCGCCCCCCGGTGGAAAAGATGGTGTCCCGCCAGCGATGGTCTACGATGGAAAGATCGTCGTCACCGGCGTGCTCTTCGGGAACGCCGTCGTCTGTGTCCAGCCAAAGCGCGGGTGTGCCGGGAGTCGGTGCGACGGCGAGGTCTGCCGGATCCTCCACAACCCCGAGATCCCGCCGACCCACCAGTACCTCGCCACCTACCGCTGGCTCGAGGAAGAGTTCGGCGCCGACGCCGTCGTCCATGTCGGCACCCACGGGAACCTTGAGTTCCTGCCCGGCAAGAGCGTCGCCCTCTCGGAGTCGTGCTATCCCGACCTTGTGATCCGGCGGATGCCGCACCTCTACATCTACAATGCCGACAACCCCCCGGAGGGCACGACCGCAAAACGGCGGGCATGCGCCACCCTCGTCGACCACGCCCAGGCGGCGATGGTGGAGAGCGGGCTGTACGGGTCGCTCAAAGAACTCGAACGGCAGATCGACGACTACCGCCGCGCCGAAGGTACGGACGGGGCGCGGGCGCACGCGCTGACGCACACGATCCGCGACCTCATCGACGAGTGCGGGCTCGCCGAAGAGATAGGGCTTCCCCGCATGGAGGCGGCGGGTGCGCCCTTCGAGGAGATCGTCGCCGCGGTCGAGGACGTCCTCACCGCGACCTACGATGCCCGGATCCCGGACGGGATGCACATCTTCGGGGAGATGCCCGCGGGAGAGAGGAAGGCGGCATACATTGCGGCCATCATGCACCATGAGGGTCATCTCAGGGATGTCGTCCTGAGGATGATGGGCGCTGATCTCGAAAATGCCGGTCCCCCCCTCCTTGAGGAGGCGGACTCCTCTGCTGTGGCACTCGTCGCCGCGCTCCTTGAGGGGGCCGGGTCAGAGGATGCGGCCCGCCGTGCCCTTAACGGGCGTCTGAAGGATCTCGCTGTCCCCCTCGATCACATTGCGGCCGAGGTTGCCGACCTCTCCGGACGGATCGACGCCACCGATGAGATCGGGGCGCTCCTCCGGGCACTCGGCGGGGGGTTCGTCCCGCCCGGCCCCTCGGGCCTGATCACGCGGGGCAAACCCGAGGTACTCCCGACAGGGCGGAACTTCTACTCCCTCGATCCGTACCGCGTGCCCACGAAGGCGGCGTGGCGGGTCGGGAGCCGTCTCGCCGATCTGCTCCTTGCGAAGTACATCGAGGACGAGGGGGCGTACCCAGAGAACGTGGCGATGTACTGGATGGCCTCTGACATCATGTGGGCCGACGGGGAGCAGTGCGCCCAGGTGCTTGCTCTGCTCGGCTGCGAACCGGTCTGGAAGGAGGGGAAGGTGCGGTCGTTCCGTCTGCTCTCTCTCGAAGAACTCGGCCGTCCACGGATCGACGTCACCGTCAGGGTGAGCGGCATCCTGCGCGACAACTTCTACACCTGTATCGAGTTGATCGACGACGCCGTCCGCGCCGTCGCCGCGCTCGACGAACCGCCGGAGATGAACTATGTCAGGAAGCACACCCTTGCGTCCGGGAGCGTCGCCCGGATCTTCGGGAGTCGGCCGGGGACGTACGGGAACGGCGTTTCCCTCGCGATCTATGCCTCGGCATGGGAGGACGAGGCAGACATCGCCGAGGTCTTTCTCAGGTGGAACGGCTATGCGTACGGCCGGGGCAGTTTCGGGAATCTCTCGGATGACGGGCTCTCGGCGCAGCTGGCGTCGGTCGACCTCACCTTCAACAAGACCGCCACCGACGAATACGATCTCCTTGGCTGCTGCTGTTATTTCGGGACGCATGGCGGCCTGACCGCGGCGGCGCGGAGCATCAGCGGCCATGACGTCCCGGCACTGTACGGCGACACCCGCGACGAGAACCGCCCGGCGGTCAGGACTCTCGCCGACGAGGTGCGGCGGGTGACGCGCACCAAACTGCTCAACCCGAAGTGGATCGAGGGGATGCGCCGCCACGGCTACAAGGGTGCGGGC contains:
- the cobN gene encoding cobaltochelatase subunit CobN, producing MNGETGIGVVGWGSELPLFREAAAALGLSLRAWAVNDLKADPALRAACRKALGDAALVLLHPSGEAWWDEVMEGLGAGTQVVAYGYNDTYWSVSTVSMRVVAALNAYYLYGGAENIKNLLASAANEVLGCEIPVAPLEPTLWEGIYHPDAPEPFTSTADYHAWRPGRHRHTVGLLFSRTAWLTRDLAVVDGMIREFERDCDVIPVFCFGTGDRETGALSSAAVIETYLAGEVDALVEARSFIHAADAAAYEASLTALGLPVIHPLVLYHTTEEAWASSRDGMGSSELGWCVALPEFQGMIEMLPVGVAAAGDDASHVPLPERIGRVADRARAWIALRDKPPAERKVAFILHNKPCASLEGGVGAGAHLDTLESVARVLQAMAGAGYRVEAPVDGEELIKTILSRKALSEFRWTSVAGIVQNGGALDMIELDRYMRWFSSFPETVRREIVEAWGPPPGGKDGVPPAMVYDGKIVVTGVLFGNAVVCVQPKRGCAGSRCDGEVCRILHNPEIPPTHQYLATYRWLEEEFGADAVVHVGTHGNLEFLPGKSVALSESCYPDLVIRRMPHLYIYNADNPPEGTTAKRRACATLVDHAQAAMVESGLYGSLKELERQIDDYRRAEGTDGARAHALTHTIRDLIDECGLAEEIGLPRMEAAGAPFEEIVAAVEDVLTATYDARIPDGMHIFGEMPAGERKAAYIAAIMHHEGHLRDVVLRMMGADLENAGPPLLEEADSSAVALVAALLEGAGSEDAARRALNGRLKDLAVPLDHIAAEVADLSGRIDATDEIGALLRALGGGFVPPGPSGLITRGKPEVLPTGRNFYSLDPYRVPTKAAWRVGSRLADLLLAKYIEDEGAYPENVAMYWMASDIMWADGEQCAQVLALLGCEPVWKEGKVRSFRLLSLEELGRPRIDVTVRVSGILRDNFYTCIELIDDAVRAVAALDEPPEMNYVRKHTLASGSVARIFGSRPGTYGNGVSLAIYASAWEDEADIAEVFLRWNGYAYGRGSFGNLSDDGLSAQLASVDLTFNKTATDEYDLLGCCCYFGTHGGLTAAARSISGHDVPALYGDTRDENRPAVRTLADEVRRVTRTKLLNPKWIEGMRRHGYKGAGDMSRRIGTVYGWEATTQEVDDRIFDEITRTYVLDPEMREFFEKENPWAFEEIGRRLLEAYGRGLWAPSEEIAEGLKAAYLEAEGWMEDAMDSEGEVQGGAIHAMALRDLPGWKERK
- a CDS encoding cobalt-precorrin-5B (C(1))-methyltransferase; protein product: MEHKEIIDPVTGFLYPAEWVGRCTDLTARDLAMSGLGVLTADGSVLRRGFTTGTTAAAACRAAVLSLADPVDAVSFLLPCGLEVVVRVRGDGGRGEAGKDSGDYRSDVTAGLAFVAVAERTPAGIEVEYGEGVGRFVRETPRYPLGAPAVSPTARETIEEAVRSAAASVGLPGVRVRLSIPEGAAVAAKTLNPRIGVEGGISVLGSTGLVEPWDDHLSESALERVESAEQVVLTTGRLGLRYARLLFPDREVVLVGVHLDNALAVAKDEVVICGLPGLVMKFMDPGVLAGTGCATVEELTGTPAWQGVMEQTFASFKAARPKVRVVIVARDGTVLGDSG
- a CDS encoding cobalt-precorrin-7 (C(5))-methyltransferase, whose amino-acid sequence is MKVVGVGCGPGMLTDEAARVIGDAALIYGSARAIDLARSEIRDRCEVHEITDYKALRSLPDDAVVLSTGDPMLAGLGYLGGEVVPGVSSMQVAFARLGLSLVKAAVVTAHGKDHAAAIREAAEEIGRGKVVFLIADPEFSVKALAAALPGETGLAVCEDLGYPEERVAVGTAAEPPVPVSGLFVVVVGC